The Nitrospira sp. KM1 genome includes a window with the following:
- a CDS encoding cobyric acid synthase — MPARTLMIQGTASHVGKSTLVSALCRVFTRRGLRVAPFKAQNMSNNSFVTPDGKEIGRAQAVQAAACGLAPRADFNPVLIKPADDLRAQLIVAGDVCDTLTAADFGMIRRRYWSVVQESFSRLAHEFDLVVLEGAGSPAEVNLRDCDVVNMQMARFAGAPVVLVGDIDRGGVFASLVGTWSLLDEPDRRHLKAFAVNKFRGDEHLLDGGLTRVSKETGMVCAGVVPYIKDMNIPEEDSLGWLSGFVSTDKMPDRIRVGIVDLPAISNATDFEPLASEPDVEVLRMERPGDHLVDALIFPGTKHTIQALSFVRAREFDTFAERVLEAGGMVGGICGGYQLLGRTIRDPEHLESDQAEACGLGILPVETVFAVPKIVQPVAGRHAESGTAVTGYRVHMGRTTIRGKSQPFIHMQSPTAEEYLDDGVSLDHGRKFGTSVHGLFECAEFRRWWLNRLRRWKGWEVLPVTHSHSLDAKIDRLADVVVKHLALPVIDRLIEEGV; from the coding sequence ATGCCGGCACGCACGCTCATGATCCAGGGAACGGCGTCGCATGTCGGCAAGTCCACGCTCGTGTCGGCCCTGTGCCGCGTGTTCACGAGGCGAGGGCTTCGCGTCGCGCCCTTCAAAGCACAAAACATGTCGAATAATTCCTTCGTCACTCCGGACGGGAAGGAGATCGGCCGAGCCCAGGCCGTGCAAGCTGCGGCCTGCGGACTGGCGCCGAGGGCGGATTTCAATCCCGTGTTGATTAAGCCGGCCGATGATCTCCGGGCTCAACTGATTGTCGCGGGTGATGTGTGCGATACATTGACTGCCGCAGATTTCGGAATGATCCGGCGCCGATATTGGTCTGTGGTACAAGAAAGTTTTTCGCGACTCGCTCACGAATTCGACCTGGTTGTGCTCGAAGGCGCCGGCAGCCCCGCGGAGGTCAATCTTCGGGACTGCGATGTCGTAAACATGCAGATGGCTCGGTTCGCAGGGGCGCCGGTTGTTTTGGTGGGGGATATCGACCGAGGCGGGGTATTTGCCTCGTTGGTCGGTACCTGGTCATTGCTGGACGAACCCGATCGTCGGCATTTGAAGGCCTTCGCCGTCAATAAGTTTCGCGGGGACGAGCATCTTCTCGACGGCGGGCTGACTCGCGTTTCGAAGGAAACCGGGATGGTCTGCGCCGGCGTGGTTCCCTATATAAAGGATATGAATATTCCGGAGGAGGATTCGTTGGGGTGGTTGAGCGGATTTGTTTCGACTGACAAGATGCCCGATCGCATCAGGGTTGGCATCGTGGACCTCCCTGCAATTTCCAATGCGACGGATTTCGAGCCGCTGGCCTCGGAGCCGGATGTCGAAGTTCTGCGAATGGAGCGACCTGGTGATCATTTGGTGGATGCCCTGATATTCCCCGGAACAAAACACACGATCCAGGCATTGAGCTTCGTTCGCGCTCGTGAATTTGACACTTTTGCAGAACGGGTCCTGGAGGCCGGTGGTATGGTCGGCGGCATTTGCGGCGGGTACCAGCTCCTTGGACGGACCATCCGGGACCCGGAACATCTGGAATCCGATCAGGCCGAAGCATGCGGGCTTGGAATCCTCCCGGTCGAAACCGTGTTCGCCGTACCGAAGATTGTCCAACCTGTCGCAGGACGTCACGCGGAGAGCGGGACGGCAGTGACAGGCTATCGTGTGCATATGGGACGCACCACCATTCGAGGAAAAAGTCAGCCCTTCATTCATATGCAGTCCCCGACGGCGGAGGAATATCTTGATGATGGCGTCTCCCTCGATCACGGGAGGAAGTTTGGGACTTCTGTGCATGGACTGTTCGAGTGCGCCGAATTTCGGCGATGGTGGTTGAATCGATTGCGCCGATGGAAGGGATGGGAGGTTCTCCCGGTGACACACAGCCACTCATTGGACGCTAAAATCGACCGGCTGGCCGATGTGGTCGTGAAGCACCTGGCGCTACCCGTTATTGACCGGTTGATCGAAGAGGGAGTGTAG
- the cbiB gene encoding adenosylcobinamide-phosphate synthase CbiB encodes MTAADVISACALDAVIGDPRRFPHPVRMMGSASVWFEQVIRASCRRPLALRIAGTVLALGLPAVAAIGGWAVIAVATGIHEWIGFVVNLWLASTVLAWRDLMDHSNRVLDALRQTDLVEARKAVSLIVGRDTDPLSEQEIVRATVETVAESASDGVVAPLFYLTLGGVPLALAFKAVSTLDSLVGHQDDQYREFGWASARLDDLLNWIPSRLTGWLMVAAGAIVMRDLQAATRGATVLLRDGHKHASPNSGRPEAAMAGAIGVQLGGESYYDGKRVVRPYLGEPVHALSPNHIEQAQRIMSVSYVLGIAGSIVCLAL; translated from the coding sequence ATGACAGCCGCCGACGTGATTTCGGCCTGTGCATTGGACGCGGTAATCGGAGACCCGCGCCGATTCCCTCATCCGGTTCGGATGATGGGATCAGCCAGCGTGTGGTTCGAACAGGTGATCCGCGCATCGTGCCGGCGTCCGCTGGCTCTTCGGATAGCCGGTACGGTGCTCGCCTTGGGATTGCCGGCTGTCGCCGCAATAGGGGGATGGGCTGTCATTGCCGTCGCCACCGGGATCCACGAGTGGATTGGATTCGTGGTCAACCTGTGGCTTGCCAGTACGGTGTTGGCTTGGCGCGATCTCATGGACCATTCGAACCGTGTTCTCGATGCACTGCGGCAAACCGATCTTGTCGAAGCAAGGAAGGCGGTGAGCCTGATTGTTGGCCGTGACACCGACCCACTCTCCGAACAGGAGATCGTCAGGGCGACCGTCGAGACCGTCGCAGAAAGCGCCTCTGATGGCGTTGTCGCGCCGCTCTTCTATCTGACTCTCGGTGGTGTGCCGCTCGCATTGGCCTTTAAAGCCGTGAGCACACTCGATTCGCTGGTCGGACACCAGGACGACCAGTATCGAGAGTTTGGGTGGGCGTCCGCGAGGTTGGACGATCTGCTCAACTGGATTCCGTCACGGCTCACGGGATGGTTGATGGTTGCGGCGGGAGCAATTGTCATGCGGGATTTGCAAGCCGCCACACGCGGTGCCACCGTTCTGCTTCGCGATGGACACAAGCATGCGAGCCCAAACAGCGGTAGACCGGAAGCTGCGATGGCGGGTGCAATCGGTGTGCAGTTAGGAGGCGAAAGCTATTATGACGGCAAAAGGGTCGTAAGACCGTATCTCGGGGAACCTGTCCATGCGCTCTCCCCCAATCATATTGAACAGGCCCAACGTATCATGAGCGTCTCTTATGTTCTCGGTATTGCGGGATCGATCGTATGTCTGGCACTGTAA
- a CDS encoding cysteine-rich CWC family protein — MKGSIVKVCEVCGGTFECGQYCCWCGQLAVTTEQMDWIEQAFDDCLCPSCLRKIVSGEIGPTAAIMKRT, encoded by the coding sequence ATGAAGGGATCGATCGTCAAGGTCTGCGAAGTGTGCGGAGGGACATTTGAGTGCGGGCAGTATTGCTGCTGGTGCGGACAACTAGCTGTGACGACAGAGCAGATGGATTGGATTGAGCAAGCCTTTGACGATTGTCTTTGCCCAAGCTGTCTGAGGAAAATTGTCAGCGGAGAAATCGGTCCTACTGCCGCAATCATGAAAAGGACCTGA
- the cobS gene encoding adenosylcobinamide-GDP ribazoletransferase, giving the protein MTAVLRPLLVAWQFLTAIPLSRHHHDPMPGDLAASMMWYPLVGFLLGAGLAVVDLLMAGLFPREVTAIILMIVLVAMTRGLHQDGLADTFDGLAGGRTFTERLTIMRDPRIGAIGGTGLCLSLLLRYATLVTLPDGLRTSILLCMPAVGRWSMASGAYGASYARPGGGLAAPFLDHLKAGHLVVATISVFFLLAWSFGIVLAVLIVLISGAVCRALTFAYVRYFGGITGDTLGATNEIVELVFLVSIPVLSRWP; this is encoded by the coding sequence ATGACCGCGGTGCTGCGCCCTTTGTTGGTGGCCTGGCAATTCCTCACGGCCATCCCATTGAGCCGACATCATCACGATCCCATGCCTGGGGATCTCGCGGCTTCGATGATGTGGTATCCCCTCGTCGGATTTCTCCTGGGGGCAGGGCTTGCAGTGGTTGATCTGCTCATGGCCGGATTGTTCCCCCGGGAAGTGACAGCGATTATCCTCATGATCGTGCTGGTTGCAATGACACGCGGCCTCCATCAAGACGGACTTGCCGACACGTTCGATGGACTGGCCGGTGGACGGACCTTCACGGAGCGTTTGACGATCATGCGCGATCCCCGAATCGGGGCGATTGGAGGCACCGGGCTCTGTCTGTCGTTGTTGCTCCGCTATGCCACCCTTGTGACCCTGCCGGATGGTCTCCGGACGTCCATATTATTGTGTATGCCGGCTGTTGGCCGCTGGTCCATGGCCAGCGGAGCGTATGGCGCATCGTACGCAAGGCCAGGCGGCGGATTGGCTGCGCCATTCCTCGATCATCTGAAAGCCGGTCACCTCGTTGTGGCCACCATTTCCGTGTTCTTTCTTCTAGCCTGGAGTTTTGGAATTGTGCTGGCCGTACTGATCGTGCTCATAAGCGGCGCCGTATGCAGAGCATTGACATTTGCGTATGTCAGGTATTTCGGAGGCATCACCGGCGACACGCTTGGCGCCACCAATGAAATTGTGGAACTGGTCTTCCTCGTGAGCATTCCTGTCCTCAGCCGATGGCCATGA
- a CDS encoding cob(I)yrinic acid a,c-diamide adenosyltransferase, translated as MRITKVYTRTGDAGQTRLAGGQQVWKDSLRVEAYGTIDELNASIGLARTLNNEKDSVQAARLETDLRWVQNKLFDIGSILATAAGDRFKNMPTITAQDVTGLEHMIDRCQEDLAPLKEFILPGGGKVSATLHVSRTICRRAERVCIRLSREETVEAEINKFVNRLSDALFVLARWVAKMHGEPEFLWERQSADLKAER; from the coding sequence ATGCGTATTACAAAAGTCTATACGAGGACCGGCGATGCGGGACAAACCCGTTTGGCCGGTGGACAGCAGGTGTGGAAGGACAGTCTTCGCGTGGAGGCCTATGGAACCATCGATGAACTGAACGCATCGATTGGACTGGCCCGGACGCTGAACAATGAAAAAGACTCAGTCCAGGCAGCTCGCCTCGAAACCGATTTACGATGGGTTCAAAACAAACTGTTCGATATCGGCAGTATTCTCGCCACGGCAGCAGGTGATCGCTTCAAGAACATGCCGACGATCACGGCGCAGGACGTGACGGGGCTCGAGCATATGATTGATCGCTGTCAGGAAGATCTAGCCCCCCTCAAGGAATTCATCTTACCAGGCGGAGGGAAAGTCTCCGCCACGTTGCACGTATCGCGAACCATCTGCCGTCGAGCGGAACGTGTCTGTATTCGTCTGTCGCGGGAAGAAACGGTCGAAGCCGAGATCAATAAATTCGTGAACCGGTTGAGCGACGCGCTGTTCGTCCTGGCGCGATGGGTCGCCAAAATGCACGGCGAGCCGGAGTTTCTATGGGAGCGTCAATCGGCAGACCTCAAAGCGGAACGCTAG
- the cobU gene encoding bifunctional adenosylcobinamide kinase/adenosylcobinamide-phosphate guanylyltransferase produces the protein MRRRDKPASELILVLGGASSGKSEAAMNIAVRGVKRTARRAFVATGQGLDEEMAMKIARHRRTRSSSWKTAEVPLGLVAWMKRHAASYRVILVDCLTMWVSNQYEQEISDSRVLKDAKAILSCIRKSHARAVLVSNELGMGLVPADRVSRRFRELAGALNQLIAAEADQVFLVVSGLPVQIK, from the coding sequence GTGCGGAGAAGGGACAAGCCGGCATCCGAGCTGATCCTGGTCCTGGGCGGCGCATCGTCAGGTAAAAGTGAGGCGGCGATGAACATAGCGGTTCGCGGTGTGAAACGGACGGCGCGCCGTGCATTCGTGGCCACGGGACAAGGGTTGGATGAGGAGATGGCGATGAAGATTGCCAGACACCGGCGCACGCGATCATCCTCATGGAAGACCGCGGAAGTCCCTCTCGGACTGGTTGCATGGATGAAACGGCATGCGGCGTCGTATCGCGTGATTCTCGTCGATTGCCTGACGATGTGGGTGTCGAACCAGTATGAACAGGAAATCTCGGATTCAAGAGTGCTGAAGGATGCAAAGGCCATTCTTTCGTGTATCCGGAAGAGTCACGCTCGGGCTGTGCTCGTCAGTAACGAGTTGGGCATGGGCCTTGTCCCTGCAGATAGAGTCTCCAGGCGATTTCGTGAACTGGCAGGAGCTCTCAATCAGCTGATTGCCGCCGAAGCGGACCAAGTGTTCTTAGTGGTGAGCGGGCTTCCTGTTCAGATCAAATAG
- a CDS encoding histidinol-phosphate transaminase, with translation MSGTVTKRPTHGGNVHQASRILRKPLNAIVDFSASVNPLGPSKRVMRALADMLPVIRHYPDPECSALRYALGVRFNLPADWFVVGNGSSELIDTVPRALSIRSAAIAGPAFSEYAAAVEKHGGRSTLLSAKRIEQYRPSCGEIVRWIRSRKLQRRGVDAVFVCQPNSLTGQIWEQEELETILRAAHRARAWTILDETFAEYCSAVSIVPRLQHFPLVVVLRSFTKFYAIPGLRIGYSISCPSTAERIRRLQPPWSVNVLAQHAAIVSMQDRGYMDRSLAFMLKERPRFMESLASIGGLTVFDSHANFVMIELPPGWRADAVTMMLGRKGILIRDCSQTPGLNGRTIRLAVRTSLENDRLVRLLRKTLRIHTNA, from the coding sequence ATGTCTGGCACTGTAACCAAACGGCCCACGCATGGTGGGAATGTCCATCAAGCTTCGAGAATTCTTCGGAAACCGCTCAACGCGATCGTCGATTTCAGTGCGAGTGTCAATCCCCTCGGTCCTTCGAAAAGAGTCATGCGGGCGCTCGCGGATATGCTTCCGGTCATCAGGCATTACCCGGACCCCGAATGCTCTGCGCTTCGGTACGCTCTGGGCGTGCGGTTTAATTTGCCGGCCGATTGGTTCGTAGTTGGAAACGGTTCATCCGAGTTGATCGATACGGTGCCTCGTGCGCTGTCGATCCGCTCAGCCGCCATTGCAGGGCCCGCTTTCTCAGAATATGCCGCCGCGGTCGAGAAGCACGGCGGCCGTTCGACTCTCTTGTCGGCGAAGCGAATTGAGCAATATCGTCCTTCCTGTGGCGAGATCGTACGGTGGATTCGGAGCCGGAAGCTCCAGAGGCGGGGTGTGGATGCCGTGTTTGTCTGTCAGCCGAACAGTCTAACGGGTCAAATTTGGGAGCAGGAGGAGCTGGAAACGATCTTGAGAGCAGCTCACCGAGCCCGCGCATGGACCATTCTGGATGAAACGTTTGCGGAATATTGTTCGGCGGTCTCCATTGTGCCGCGGTTGCAACATTTTCCCCTGGTGGTCGTGCTCCGCAGCTTCACCAAGTTTTACGCCATTCCTGGACTGCGCATTGGTTACAGCATCTCTTGTCCGAGCACGGCAGAACGGATTCGTCGGTTGCAGCCTCCCTGGTCGGTGAACGTCCTCGCCCAGCACGCCGCCATCGTCTCGATGCAGGATCGTGGATATATGGACCGATCGCTCGCCTTCATGCTGAAAGAACGCCCGCGTTTTATGGAGAGTCTGGCTTCGATAGGGGGATTAACCGTATTCGACTCGCATGCGAACTTCGTCATGATTGAGTTGCCTCCGGGCTGGCGTGCCGATGCAGTGACCATGATGTTAGGGCGGAAGGGGATTCTGATCAGGGACTGTTCTCAAACCCCGGGGCTCAATGGCCGGACCATTCGCCTGGCCGTTCGAACCTCGCTGGAAAACGATAGATTGGTCCGCCTGTTGAGGAAGACGCTGAGAATTCACACGAATGCATAA
- the cobT gene encoding nicotinate-nucleotide--dimethylbenzimidazole phosphoribosyltransferase: MSLLDVTRMIGFPDMTAAADAQRRLDNLTKPQGSLGRLEELAVQYCAMTGDRKPAVPSGVVFTFAADHGVVDEGVSAYPRAVTAQMVLNFIRSGAAVNVLARHVGIPVRVVDIGVDHEFPTTDGLINRKLMRGTCNMLREAAMSRPVAEQAIMVGVELATAAVRDGAGLIGTGEMGIGNTTASSAITAAMTGAAVDSVTGAGTGIDERAREKKVKVIGRALAIHQPDSEDPLDVLAKVGGLEIAGMAGLILGGAAVKVPVVLDGFIAGAAALIACGVAPRCREFLIASHRSVERGHRIILERLRLNPLFDLDLRLGEGTGACLGIGMVQAAVKILTEMATFGEAGVSGRSE; encoded by the coding sequence ATGTCTTTATTGGATGTCACACGTATGATTGGTTTCCCTGATATGACTGCCGCTGCTGACGCGCAGCGGCGATTGGACAACTTGACCAAGCCCCAAGGAAGCCTCGGCCGCCTTGAGGAGTTAGCCGTGCAGTATTGCGCCATGACTGGAGATCGCAAACCCGCCGTTCCGTCGGGTGTCGTCTTTACATTCGCTGCGGACCACGGGGTGGTCGATGAGGGGGTGAGCGCCTATCCCAGGGCAGTGACGGCCCAGATGGTGTTGAATTTTATTCGATCGGGCGCGGCGGTCAACGTGCTGGCCCGTCATGTGGGCATCCCGGTGCGCGTGGTGGACATCGGGGTCGACCATGAATTTCCTACGACGGATGGTCTCATCAACCGGAAGTTGATGAGAGGGACTTGCAACATGCTTCGTGAGGCGGCCATGAGCCGACCTGTCGCCGAACAAGCGATCATGGTCGGTGTGGAACTGGCTACTGCCGCGGTCCGTGATGGAGCAGGGTTGATCGGGACCGGTGAGATGGGGATAGGCAACACGACAGCCAGTTCAGCAATTACCGCCGCCATGACCGGCGCGGCTGTCGATTCGGTGACGGGAGCCGGCACTGGTATCGACGAGAGGGCTCGAGAAAAGAAGGTTAAAGTGATCGGACGGGCGTTGGCCATACATCAGCCTGACTCGGAAGACCCGCTCGATGTTCTGGCCAAAGTCGGGGGATTGGAGATTGCCGGGATGGCCGGGCTCATTCTCGGAGGAGCAGCTGTCAAGGTGCCTGTTGTCTTGGATGGATTCATTGCCGGCGCCGCGGCATTGATTGCCTGTGGTGTAGCTCCGCGGTGCCGGGAATTCCTGATCGCCTCCCACCGGTCGGTGGAGCGAGGGCATCGGATCATTCTGGAGAGACTCAGGCTGAACCCACTCTTCGATCTTGATCTGCGGCTGGGAGAGGGGACGGGAGCTTGTTTGGGAATCGGCATGGTGCAAGCTGCGGTGAAGATTCTAACGGAGATGGCGACGTTCGGAGAAGCAGGAGTGTCGGGGCGGAGCGAATGA